The uncultured Cohaesibacter sp. genome segment GGGCCGGCCCCTCTTCCAATTTCTCGAAATCAATGGTTTCAGCCACCTCCGGATCGCCCCATGGTTGGCCGGTTTCGGGATTGATCTGGGATGCTGGCGATTTCGAATTGTAGTGATTGTAGAAGCGGATAACGGTCTCCAGATCCTCGAATATGCCGTTATGCATGTAAGGCCCGGTCACCGCCACATTGCGCAGAGTGGTGGTTTTGTATTTGCCGTCCTCGATCCGTTTGTCGACCGTGGCATTGTTCGACAGGCCATGGTCGATGCTGCCGACACCCACCCCGTTGGCGGCACGCAACGCTTTGTTTTCCGGCACACCGATATTGAAATATTGGTGATTGGTGAAGAGTTCCTTTTCGACGCCGGGGCGCTTGTGGAGCTGGTGGCAGAGATTGCAATTGGTGAATTGCTGGGAGAAGAACAGCGTCCGGCCCAATTCCTCGTCACGGGTAAATTCTGCCTCACCGCGCAAATAACGGTCATATTTCGAATCAAACGGGCTGAAATAGTCGGTCCGTTCAAAGGCGGCAATTGCCTCGGTCATGGCGCGATAGGCCTTGTCGCTATCCGCGAAAATATCCTCACCATAGAGCAGCTTGAAGCCGCTGACATATTCATCATTCTCCAACAGGCGCTCGACAACGGCCTGTTTGCTTGCCATGCCCATTTCCAGCGGATTGAGCGGCGGGCCACCTGCCTGACCTTCGAGATCCGGTTCGCGGCCGTCAAGAAACTGGCCACCGACCCATTGGCCATCCTTGTTCTTGTGGAATTTCGGTGTCAGCGCCGCGTAGGACGCCGTCGGGGCATTGCGGTCACCGATGGATTGGCCATCGTCGCCAAGGGACGTGGCCCGCCCCATGGGGCCATCAAGCCCATTGCTGCGCGGATCGGAAAAGCCCGCTTCGGGCGCATGGCAGGTGGAACAGGACATGGTCCGGTTCTTTGAGAGATTTTCATCGAAGAACAGCGCCGCACCCAAGCCTTCCAAGGTGGCCTTATCAGTCGGGAGGGTTGGCAATTCTTCCGCTTTTGCGCCGAAAAGCCCAAGGGCCAGCGCCAAAGATACCGCCCCGACCCCTATGGTCAACGCCTTTGCACTATGGGACATTCTATCCTCACATGTCACAGGTCGAGCACTAAAATGTTCCCTAAAAAAGGCATGACCCTGCTTTCTGGTCCAAAGCAGGGTCCTTCCCCGGTCGAAAATTTGTGCTCGAATGTCGTTACGGTCCTCTGAACGAATAACACCAGCTTATCCGGTTCTTTGCCTTGAGGAAAGTCAACCTATTCGGTTTCAGCCCGCTTGGCCTCGATATTGTCCCAGATGAGGGCAGCGATATCGATGCCGTCAAGGCGCT includes the following:
- a CDS encoding cytochrome c peroxidase; its protein translation is MSHSAKALTIGVGAVSLALALGLFGAKAEELPTLPTDKATLEGLGAALFFDENLSKNRTMSCSTCHAPEAGFSDPRSNGLDGPMGRATSLGDDGQSIGDRNAPTASYAALTPKFHKNKDGQWVGGQFLDGREPDLEGQAGGPPLNPLEMGMASKQAVVERLLENDEYVSGFKLLYGEDIFADSDKAYRAMTEAIAAFERTDYFSPFDSKYDRYLRGEAEFTRDEELGRTLFFSQQFTNCNLCHQLHKRPGVEKELFTNHQYFNIGVPENKALRAANGVGVGSIDHGLSNNATVDKRIEDGKYKTTTLRNVAVTGPYMHNGIFEDLETVIRFYNHYNSKSPASQINPETGQPWGDPEVAETIDFEKLEEGPALEENRIKALVAFLKTLTDKRYEHLLEQ